Proteins encoded together in one Labrus bergylta chromosome 20, fLabBer1.1, whole genome shotgun sequence window:
- the cct5 gene encoding T-complex protein 1 subunit epsilon, producing the protein MSSLGTLAFDEYGRPFIIIKDQDTKTRLSGIDALKSHIMAAKAVASTLKTSLGPNGLDKMMVDRDGEVTVTNDGATILSMMDLDHQVAKLMVELSKSQDDEIGDGTTGVVVLAGALLEQAEQLLDRGIHPIRISDGYDQAARFAIEQLDKIAEILPCDPNNTEPLIETAMTTLGSKIINRCHRQMAEIAVNAVLTVADMERKDVDFELIKMEGKVGGKLEDTQLVKGVIVDKEFSHPQMPKVLKDVKIAILTCPFEPPKPKTKHKLDVTSVEDYKALQKYEKEKFEEMIHQVKSNGANLAICQWGFDDEANHLLLQNELPAVRWVGGPEIELIAIATGGRIVPRFSELTPEKLGSAGIVKEISFGTTKDHMLVIQECKNTRAVTIFIRGGNKMIIEEAKRALHDALCVIRNLVKDNRVVYGGGASEISCALAVNQAADRCPSLEQYAMRSFADALEVIPMALAENSGLNPIQTMTEIRAKQVKENNPYLGVDCLNNNTNDMKQQHVVETLIGKKQQILLATQVVKMILKIDDIRSPGESED; encoded by the exons ATGTCCTCATTGGGGACTCTCGCGTTCGACGAGTATGGGAGACCCTTCATCATCATTAAAGACCAGGACACGAAGACGCGGTTATCTGGGATTGACGCGTTGAAG TCTCATATTATGGCAGCCAAAGCTGTGGCGTCAACACTTAAAACATCACTGGGACCTAATG GTCTTGACAAGATGATGGTTGACAGGGATGGAGAGGTGACTGTCACTAACGATGGAGCCACTATTCTCTCCATGATGGACCTGGACCACCAGGTTGCCAAGCTTATGGTGGAGCTGTCCAAGTCACAGGATGATGAGATTGGTGATGGAACCACTGGAGTTGTTG TTCTAGCTGGGGCTCTGCTTGAGCAGGCCGAGCAACTGCTGGACCGTGGGATCCACCCCATCAGGATCTCTGACGGTTACGACCAGGCCGCACGCTTCGCTATCGAGCAGTTGGACAAAATTGCAGAAATTCTACCCTGTGACCCCAACAACACAGAACCTCTCATTGAGACCGCCATGACAACGCTGGGATCCAAAAT CATCAACCGTTGCCACAGACAGATGGCTGAGATTGCAGTGAACGCCGTCCTCACCGTGGCAGATATGGAGAGGAAGGATGTCGACTTTGAGCTCATCAAGATGGAGGGAAAAGTTGGAGGGAAGCTGGAGGACACACAGCTCGTCAAGGGAGTCATCGTTGACAAGGAGTTCAGCCACCCTCAGATGCCTAAG GTTCTGAAAGATGTCAAAATCGCTATCCTTACCTGCCCATTTGAGCCCCCTAAGCCCAAGACCAAGCATAAGTTGGATGTGACCTCTGTGGAAGACTACAAAGCCCTTCAGAAGTATGAAAAGGAGAAGTTTGAAGAGATGATCCATCAG GTCAAAAGTAACGGCGCTAACTTGGCAATTTGCCAGTGGGGCTTTGATGATGAAGCCAACCATCTCCTGCTGCAGAACGAGTTGCCGGCTGTGCGCTGGGTTGGAGGGCCTGAGATTGAG ttgATTGCCATTGCCACAGGAGGGCGCATCGTGCCGAGGTTCAGTGAGCTGACTCCAGAGAAGCTCGGCTCGGCTGGCATAGTAAAGGAGATCTCCTTCGGCACCACAAAGGATCACATGTTGGTCATCCAGGAGTGCAAAAACACCAGGGCCGTTACCATTTTCATCCGTGGAGGCAACAAAATG ATAATTGAAGAGGCTAAGCGCGCTCTCCATGATGCTCTGTGTGTCATTCGCAATCTGGTAAAAGACAACCGTGTGGTGTATGGAGGAGGAGCTTCAGAGATTTCATGTGCTCTTGCTGTCAACCAGGCCGCAGATAGG TGCCCATCATTGGAACAGTATGCTATGAGGTCATTTGCCGATGCTCTGGAGGTTATCCCAATGGCTCTGGCTGAGAACAGCGGGCTGAACCCAATCCAGACCATGACAGAGATCAGAGCCAAACAGGTCAAAGAGAACAACCCTTACTTGGGCGTCGACTGTCTTAACAACAACACCAATG ACATGAAGCAGCAACACGTTGTCGAGACTCTGATTGGCAAGAAGCAGCAGATCCTACTCGCCACTCAAGTAGTGAAGATGATCCTAAAGATTGACGACATCCGAAGCCCAGGAGAGAGCGAGGACTGA
- the cmbl gene encoding carboxymethylenebutenolidase homolog: MANEAKPCPCDIGDRMEYGGLGQEVQIEHIKSYVVKPSAASDKAIIVIHDIFGWELPNTRYMADMLASNGYTTVCPDFFVGKEPWTPSHDWSTLQEWLKERSATDIKKEVDAMLRFLKEQCGAKHIGVVGFCWGGRGTHYLSLNYPDIKAGVSLYGIIRDQEDRYGLKFPTLFIFGGNDSYIPLDQVNGLEAKLKEKCKTDYQVKIFPGQTHGFVHRKNEEMNPDDKPSILEARADLINWLNKYM, from the exons ATGGCGAATGAAGCCAAGCCATGTCCCTGTGATATCGGTGATCGGATGGAGTATGGGGGGCTCGGTCAGGAGGTCCAGATAGAGCACATCAAATCTTATGTTGTTAAACCATCTGCTGCATCTGACAAGGCCATCATTGTCATACACGACATCTTTGGCTGGGAGCTTCCCAACACCAGATACATGGCTGATATGCTCGCTTCTAATGGATACAC TACAGTCTGTCCGGACTTCTTTGTTGGCAAGGAGCCATGGACCCCGTCACATGACTGGTCCACACTACAGGAGTGGCTTAAAGAGAGAAGCGCAACAGACATTAAGAA AGAGGTGGATGCAATGTTGAGGTTCCTGAAGGAGCAGTGTGGGGCCAAACACATTGGAGTAGTGGGCTTCTGCTGGGGAGGGAGAGGCACCCATTACCTGTCTCTCAATTATCCAGACATCAAAGCTGGAGTGTCACTCTACG GGATCATCCGTGACCAAGAGGACAGGTATGGACTGAAGTTTCCTACGCTGTTCATCTTTGGTGGGAATGACTCCTATATCCCGCTGGACCAG GTGAATGGCCTTGAGGCGAAGCTAAAGGAGAAATGCAAGACTGATTATCAGGTGAAGATCTTTCCTGGTCAGACTCATGGCTTTGTCCACcgaaagaatgaggaaatgaacCCAGACGACAAACCCAGCATCCTGGAGGCCAGAGCAGACTTAATCAACTGGCTCAATAAGTACATGTAA